CGATTTTTCACTACAGTTCCCGAACACCACTCCATGCCCAAACTCGACGTAGTTCGAGACCATCCCGACGAGAATCCCATCATCGACACCCACTGCCACCAACCCACCGAGGAGTTCCTGCACGACGCCGGTGGGCTGATGATGGAGGACGCCGCCGAGAAGTTCGGCTCGTCAATCGAGACCGACACCTACGACAACCTCATCGAGGAGTACCACGAGGTCGGCATCGGCAAGACCGTCCTGCTGGGGTGGGACGCCGAGACCAACACCGGCAACCCGCCGGTACCTAACGACTACGTCGCGGAGGTGCGCGACGAGTACGACGACTTCTTCGTCGGGTTCGCCAGCGTGGACCCGCTGAAAGACGACTGCGTGGAAGAGGCCGAGCGCGCGGTCAAGGACCTCGGTCTCTCCGGGTTCAAGTTCCAGCAAATCGCGCAGGGCTTCGACCCGAGCGACCCCGAACACGAGGAGCTGTTTTCGACCATCGAGGACCTCGGGGTCCCGGTCGTCTTCCACGGCGGCAACTCCACGCTCGGGGCTGGCGCGCCCGGCGGTCGCGGGCTGAAAATCAAGTACGGCAACCCGATGCTGATAGACGACGTGGCGGCCGAGCATCCCGACCTCCAGATTCTCCTCGCGCATCCCGCGTTCCCGTGGGAGAAAGAGCAGTTGGCCATCTGCCAGCAGAAGGGCAACGTCTACATGGACCTCTCGGGGTGGATGCCCCGGTACATCGACGACCAAGTGTTGCACTACGCCAAGACGCTCCTGCAGGACAAGGTGATGTTCGGTACGGACTACCCGATGATAGAACCGGCACCGTGGCTGGAGCAGTTCGAAGAACTCGACTTCCCCGACGAGGTTCAGCGCAAGATTCTCTGGGAGAACGCAGAACAGTTCCTCGGACTCTGACTCGCGGGAACGCACTTTCGAGGTTGGTTTCAGAACGATACGACTGCTGCGTCGAACTCAGCACTCCAGAGTCGGGAACTCCTCGCACGTACAGAACGGAACCACGCTGATTTCGAATGCCATATTTTGTCACCTCCGTACGTATTTGATATATCGCATGTTTAAATTATTTTTTGCTAGATAGAGGTACATTAACACGGCCACCGCCCCGACTCTACTCGCCGTCGTCGGCCTCCACGAGGGTCGTCTCGTCACCGCTCGCGTGGCGAATCTCGACCGCGTGGCGAGTGTGGCGCGCGTGGGTCTCGGCCCATCGCGTCGCGGCGTCGCTGGCGAGTCGTTCGGCCTCCTCGGGACAGTGACGACAGACGGCCCGCCACGTCGCTATCTCGTCGGGGAAGTGGCCGGTGTGCCGGCGGTGGTCGAGCGCGAACTGCTCGACGGCGTGGTTGCCCACGCCCAAGTCCGCGAACTCGTCGGCGAGGTCCCACTCGCGGTCGCACCGCTCGCAGGTCACGATGGGGGCGTCGAACTCGTCGTTCGTCGCCGGGCCGCCGGTCGGTCCGTCGCCCGGTAGCGGGTCGTCGGTCGGGCCGTCGCGTCCGTCTGCCATACCCCACCGTAGCGAGGCCAGCCATTTGAGTGTCGTCCCCGAGACCGAATCGAAAGACGAGAACGAAAGCGCATTTGTTCCCCGAAAAACACGTTCGGGTGTGGTACTCGACGCATTTCGCTCTCGGGGTTTCTCGGTGGGTCGTCTGCTGGTCACGCTCCCGTTGGTGGCACTACTGGCCGCCGCCGTACTCTACGGAGACCCCGACCCGTCGTCGCTGGCGTTCGTACTCACGACAGTCGTCTTTCTCGCTGTGAGTGCCGTCCGCCGATTCCGAACCCACGACGCGTGGCCGGTCGTCCACACTGGCATGCTGTTCGTGTGGGGCCTCGCGCTCTTTTTCGTCGGCGGCGACCCGCGCTCGTACGGGTTGCTCCTCGTCGTCGTCGGACTGGTCGGTGCCGCCGTCGAGACGTACAACTACCGCCACGGAACGTCCTACGGTCAGATTTCGCGGTCGGAGTGACGACGTTTGGGGCCGCCGCCTCACTCGAACTCGGGGTCCCGACCCTCCAAGAAGGCCGCGACGCCCTCCTCGTGTTCGGGCGTGTCGTAGGCCAGCGACTGGACGTGGTTCTCGTAGTCGATGGCCTCCTGCCAGCCCCGGCCCAAGTTCTCGTGGATGGCGCGCTTGGCCAGTCCGATGGTCGTCGTCGGGCGCTCGCGGAGCGTGTCCAGCAGGTCCGCGACGCGCTCGTCCAGTTCGTCGTCGGGGACCGCCTCGTTGACGAGTCCGAGTTCGGCGGCCTCGTCCGCGCTGAAGAACTCCCCGGTGAACGCGAGGCGCTTGGCGGCGCGCAGGCCGACGAGATGGGGCAAGAGGAACGACCCGCCGGTGTCGGGAATCAGGCCGACGCGGACGAACGCGCAACTGAACGTCGCCGACTCGACGGCGTAGGCGAAGTCGCTGACCGCCGCGATGGCCAGTCCCGCGCCCACGGCGTCGCCGTTCACCTTGGCGACGATGGGCACCTTCGCCGACATGGCCTCCTCGACCACGCGGCCGAACGTCTCCGTGACGCGCTCGTAAGCCTGTTCGGTGGTCTCCTCGCGCTCGGCCATCGACTCGATGTCTCCGCCCGCGCTGAACACGCCGCTCTCGCCGGTCAGGACCAGCGCGTCGAACTCGTCGGCGTCGGTGTCGGATATGATATCGGCCAACTCCTCGGCGGTATCGGTGGTGAAGGCGTTCATCACTTCGGGTCGGTCGAACGTGACGGTTCGGACGCCGTCCTCCTCGGCAATTTCCATACGCCCACCGTCCGGCGCTACCGAAATAAGGCTACCCCACTGTCGGGCGGGCCGACCGCTTTTCGCGTCGCGTAGCGGCTCGGACAACGAGTATTTTTAAGCCGCTCGCCGCCCCAAATCGACCGCATGGACGTAGAGAACTTCTTCGAGGAGATGCCGTTCGCCGACCTGCTGGGCGTCGAAGTCACCGAAGTCGAAGACGGTCACGCCGAGGGCCGGGTCGAGATGCGCGAGGAGTTGTCGTGGAACGCCGACCGCCAGATGGCCCACGGCGGCGTCACCTTCACCCTCGCGGACACGGTGGGCGGCGCGGCGCTGGTCTCGCTGGTGGACCAACCGGTGCCGACCATCGACATGCGCATCGACTACCTCGAAGCCGGGACCGGCGACCTGCGCGCCGAGGCCGACGTGGTGCGCTGTGGGAGCGACGTGGGCGTCGTGGACGTGGCAGTCTATGCAGAAGACGGAGACGCGCAGGTCGCCGACGCGCGCGGCGTCTACAAGACCGGATAAGCGCGGATTGTTTTGCCCGCCACCATGCGACTCCTCCACTACTCCGATTTGGAAAACGTCTACGACCGCCCCGAGCGCGCGGGCAGACTTGCGGGCTGTATCGACGCGCTCCGTGACGACGAGACTGTCGTGGTCGGTACCGGCGACGACCACTTCGGCGTAAGACGTATTCGTTGAGCAGTCGCGCGACGAAGATTCTGGGGCCTATATTTCTCCTTCGAGAGGAATATCTAGAAAGACAGTGACTACCGCTGCGTCTCCTCCACTTTGCGGAACGCAGAGCATCGGGCTCTACCCGTGTAGTACCCTGTTCAGGGGACGGGAGTCGCTTCATTGAGCAGATCGGCGACTGTCTTGACCGCTTCATCGCAGGGACAGACTCGTTTAGCGGGATGTTCGGGTACGAGGCCTCATCGTGGCGTAGACTGGACGCCGTGCGTGGCAAAACTCTACTGACCGACTGCGCCGCTTGGCGGTTGTCGGCAAAGCCACTATCCAACGAGTGGTAGGTCAACTACTTCAGTCCCCCGCGACTATATATTCCAAAGTAATATCATATAATATTAAATATTTAGAACTAGCGAATAAAAATAAGTGCCATTACCAGAGTTTCAAAAATGCAGATGAAAAAAGATGATACAAGCGGAATGAATCGACGAAGGATGCTGTCGGCAACGGGAACTGCTCTTGCAGGGTTGAGCGTCGGCACCGCGAGCGTGCGAGCCGGTGGGAAGTCCTCGAGCAACGGCAAAAGTTTGTACGACATCGGGTTGTCCCTTCGGGATAAACACGACTGGAGTAACTCCGAATGGCGCTCGTTCCTGAGCAAAAAAGGAATGGACCATACGCATTCGAGCGTAGAAATCCCGGTTTCGAAAGGCGGCACAGAACGGAACGATCCCGGAACGCAGAAGATGGACCAGTCGAAGCTCCGGTTCTACCTGACTTACACCTACTCGCCAGACATCACCCAACCGCAATACGACGCGATAGACTTCGAGTGGGAGTTCGTGTACGGCGACGAACTACCCTACGGAGAGAGTCCATACGACCTCTGTACCATCGAGTGGGAACAGGGCAAGTACAACTACGGCGGGCTCTATTACGACAACGATTGGTGTCGGGAAGTGAAAAACGGGGACACGTCCGGTGTCACTGGTGCTGCGGTTGAGTACGACGATGGCGCACACACGAACTACATAATCGGAGATGCGGTCAACAACGACCCCGACAACTACAATCAGGCGTCGTACATGGGATTGTCTGTTGAGCAGGAGTCGGGCAGTGCGAGCGACAACGACATCGACTTCGATTACTGGCACTCGTGGGAGAACACCTACTTTAATGTCAGTATCGGAACCGGCGGTGTGTCAGTCTCACCCCAGAGTGGAACCAACTGGTGGAGCGAGTCGAAAGTCGTGCAGGTGGAGGATATCGACTAACTAGAGAGTACCGACGGACATTGAGCCACTTCGAAACAGACGAAGTGGCGGCGCGTTTTTTAGATCGTCGTATTTATGCATTAAGAAGTAGCTGGCCAAACGTCAAGCGACGGCTATCGCTGACCGAACTGATACGCTTTTGCACACGAATCCCGGGAAACGTGGATTCGATTCGACAATGAAAGTTCCGCGTTTCTGACTCGTATCTATTCCGCCCCGCCGACACGAATACGGAGGGGAGCTGTTTGGAATATATGAACTTCGGGTCGGCCGGTTGGCGTCATTGGGTGCCGGACGACGATGAGAGCCACAGAATAACCCAGCATGGGATTGGGAACTGACTTCTTCGAAACGGTCAATATATACTCGGCGAGCGATGCGAAGGTGTCGTTGGCGCGCGGGTCGTCCGACCGGGCTTGAGCGGCCGAGTAGTCTACGAAGTCAAACTGGCCGAAGAATAACCCAAATCATTTTGTCTATTTTATAGACAGTGTTTCCTTGCCAATAGAATCAGTTAGGTTGTGCATAGCTCACTCGCTCGTCGTCTCGGTGGCGCGCCAGAGCGCGTTGAACCCGAGGAGGAACGCCGCGCCGCCGCCCACGACCACGCCGAGAGTACCGCCGTTCTGGAGTATCAGGACGGCCAACAAGAACGCGACGACTTCGAGCATCCGGTGAACGTCGGTGAGCATCGTGTCTGCGTCGGTCATGGTCGGGTCGTGAGAGACGACCCTCAAGAAAAGGTCGGTTTCTACAGTGCCCGAATAATGGAGTTCCCGACTAGCAGGAGTATGGCGACGCCTCCTGCGACTAAACCAAAGAACCCCTGACTGAGAGCGACCACCGCTAGCAAGAGCGCTATCAGTTCGAGCGTCTGGTGGATGTCCGTGAGTTGCTGAACGATTTCGTCGTCGGCCATCATTCGAGCGTGTCGGCTACGTCACAAATTCGATTTGGTTCCGCGCGAGTTGCCCCGTGTTCCGCAAGCTACTTTCCACCGACCCGACAGGAATTTGGCATGGACGACGCCCTCCGAATTCGACTTGACGCTATCATCCTCCTCCTGGTCGTCGTCGCCACCCTGCTCGCGCTGACGCTCGCTGCTGTCGGCGGCGGTGAATGGCTCGTATTCGCCTTTCTCCTCGGCTTCGTGAGCGTGACAGTCACCTATTCGATTTTAGTGGGAGACGAGCATCGAGGAGGCGACGGGAAAACGACCGGTCCCACCGAGGAGGATTGAGACCGTCCACGGTCCGTCCCTACCCGAACACCTGCGCGAACAGCGTCGCCTGCCCCCGGCGCAGGCGCTCCAGAAACGCCGACTTGCTGATTCCCACCTCGTCGGCGACCGCCGCGGCGGTCGCGCCGCGCGGCACCGCGAAGTAGCCCATCTCCAACGCGGTCCGGAGCGCGACCTCTTGGGCGGGGGTCACGTCCCACCGCTGGGCGACCGCCTCGTCGTCCTCGCTCCCGAGCGGGAAGACGCGTTCGAGCGAGACGCCCACCGTCTCGGCGACCGCCGCGAGGACGCCCTGTAACACGTCGTGGCCGACCACCGCACCGGTGTAGCGTTCGGTCCCCTCGCGGTACTGCAACGTCTCGGCCATGAACCCCGCGTCGGTCAACTCGTGGACGACGCAGGGGTGTTTCGAGAGACACCGGAAGTTGGTCCGACTGTCGGTCCGGGAGACGTGGAGGTAGCGAATCCGGTCGTCGGCGTCGAGGAGTGCCGCGAGTTCGTCGGTCTCCTCGCCCGCCGAGAAGCGCAGGAGCGCGTTGTCGTCGTGGCGGAGTTGCGGCGGTCTGGCGTCGATGGTCGCGCCCGTCTCGCGGGTCGCCTCGGCCAGCGGGCAGTCGTCGCCCGTGACGCTGAACTCCACGACGAGACATTCGTCTATCAATTTCGACCACCTCTCGAACCGATGCGTCGCCGAGAGACGGAGGAACGTCGGCGAAGAAGAGTTAGAAAGCCCCCGCCGAGTCGCGGTCGCTCCGCCGGATATTCCGCGCGCAGAACTGCGCGCGGAATAGGGCCGCCGGAGGCGACCACGGGCCTTCGACCCGCGACTCGGCGGCCCCTTTCAGTCCACCCAGACGTGGCGGTCGGTCGGCCGGGCGTTCGCGGTGGTTCGGTGGGTACTCGCGCTATCGTTCGACGGTCGGCCGGGCGTCGGCGGCGTGTCGGCCGGGCGGTCATACGAGAAACTTGTTCGGCTGGCTATTTAAACCCGCCACATGGACGGGTTAATCGGTATCCCGGTCGGGGTCGTAGACGATTGTATATGGACATCGAGCAAGTCAAGGAGCGCGCCGGGCCGCGCGAGTTCAGTCCGAAAGACGACCTCCCGGAGAAGTACCGGAAGGCCGCGACCCGCATGATTCAGTTCCACGCCAACAGCGAAATCATGGGGGCCTACCTCGAACGACCCTTCATCCGTGAGGCACCGAGTCTCGACCGGAAGCTGGCCTTTTCCGCGAAAGTGCAGGACGAAATCGGCCACGGGCAACTCCTCTACCGGGCCGCCGAATCGCTCGGTATCAAGGACCGCGAGCAGATGCTGGACGAACTCGCCAACGGCGAGGGCAAGTTCCTCAACTGCTTCCACTACCCGCTGGAGTCGTGGGTCGAGACGCCGATGATAGCGTTCTTCGTGGACGGCGCGGCGATGCGCCGACAGGCGACGCTCAAGCAGTCCAGTTGGGAGCCGTACGCCCACGCGATGGACAAGGTGTGTTTCGAGGAGGGCTTCCACGTCAAGCACGGCGAGGCCATCCTCTACGAACTCATGACCGGCTCGAAGGCCGAGCAGGAGAAGACCCAAGAGGCCTTCGAGACGTGGTGGCCTCGAATCATCCAGTTCTTCGGACCGACCGACGACAAGTCCACCCACCACGACTTCTCGGCGGACGTAGGGCTGAAGACGATGACCAACGACGACCTGCGAAACGCCTTCCTCAACGCCTACATCCCGAAGGCCGAGAAGTACGGTCTCGAAATCCCCGACGAACCGCGCATCCGGGAGAACGGCGACGGCACCTACGAAGTCGAGGAGGACGACCTGAACTGGGACGAGTTCTTCACCATCGCGAAGAACGACGCGCCGGGGAGCCACGAACAGATCGGCAAGCGCAACCGCACCCAAGAGGCCGTCGAGTGGGTCCGGAACTCGATGGACGGCTGGGAAGCGAAGGACGCGGGCCAGACCCCGCAGGCGGCCGACTAACCATGATTTGGGAAGTGTTCCGTCAGGACCAAGCGGGCGAGTATCACACCCACTGCGGAAACGTCCACGCGCCCGACCGCGAGATGGCGCTGATGTTCGCCGAAGTCCAGCACGGGCGGCGCAAGCCGACCAACAGCCTGTGGGTCGTCCCGCAGAAGGAAATCGGCGAGGTCGATACCGAGGACGCGAAGTTCGGCGGCACGACCGACAAGTCCTACCGGTGGGCACAGTCCTACAGCTTCGAGGCCGCCGCCTCGGAGGTCGCCGAGTCCGAGAGCGAACAGGTCGAGGCCGAGGCCGAGCGCCAGCGGGGTGACGACTGATGGCGACCGCAGAGCAACTGTCCGGACCCGACGAACTCTCCGACGAGGAGCGCGAAGCGGTCGAGACCCTGCTGTTCCGGCTCGCGGACGACGAGTTCGTCCTCGCGGAGCGATACACCGAGTGGCAGGTCCGCGCGCCCACCCTCGAATCCGACCTCGCGCTGGCGAACATCGCGCAGGACGAGTTGGGTCACGCCCGACTCTGGTACGACCTCCTGCAGGATTTCGGCCCGGACGAACCCGACCTGATTTGGGAACGTCCGCCCGACGAGTGGCACCACAGCACGCTGACCGAACGCCCCTTCGAGGAGGGCGACTGGGCCGACCCCATCCTGCGGTCGTACCTCTACGACGTGGCCGAGGAGATTCGCCTCGAAGCCCTCGTGGATTCGTCGTACGCCCGCATCCGCGACCGCGTGGGCAAGATTCGGGGCGAGGAGGACTACCACCGCGAACACGCCGAGAACTGGCTCGAACGACTCTGCGACGACGACGAGGGGCGACGGCGCGTCCAGCAGGCGCTCGACCGACTTCTGCCCTACGCCCTGACCGTCTTCGCGCCGGTAGACGACGAAATAGAGACCCGAATCGACGAGTTGGGGCTTCGGACCGAGACGCTGGCGGACATGCGCGAGGAGTGGCTCGACACCGTGGTCCCGTACCTCGAAGGACTCGGTCTCGATGTCGATGCGGACGCCGACCTGCCCGAGGAGATCGGCCGGGACACTAGTCACACCGACGACTGGGACGACCTCTGGGACGAGTTCACCAACACGTATCGCGAACTCGACCGCCACGAGGCGACCCGAATCATGAAAGACCCCGACGAGGTGGAGTGACGTGTCCAGCGAAAGTGACGAACCACGTTCGTCATCTCGTGAGACGGAGTCTCACGGTGTGCCCTACGACCCCGAGATTCCGGACCTCCGCGAGGAGGACCCCGCGGACCTCGACGCCGACGAGATTCCCGGCACCGGGGGCGTCCCCGGTTTCGGCGACGACTGCGAGGACCCCGCGCTCTGTGCGTACACCGAGTACGTCGAGGGCGAGGAGGTCGAGGACCTGCCCGAGACCGGCGAGGGTGCCGAGGGCGTCGAGGCCGACGTGTGGGACGCCCTCTACGGCGTCGAGGACCCCGAGATGCCCGTCTCCATCGTGGACCTCGGGCTGATTTACGGGGTGGAAGTGACCGAGCGCGTGGACGAGGGCCACCACGCCGAGGTGCTGATGACCCTGACCTACTCGGGGTGTCCGGCCCGCGACATGCTGACCGACGAGGTGGAGCGGAGCGTCACGGGCGTCGAGGGAATCGAGTCGGTGGACCTGCGACTCGTCTGGAGTCCCGAGTGGTCCATCGAGATGGTGACCGAACAGGGGAAGGCCGACCTGAACGACTTCGGCCTGAGCGTCTGACCATGCGACGACCCGACCCGAGCGTCGAGACCTCCGGCGAGGACAGCGGCGCGGAGTGCCCCTACTGCGGTTCGACCGAGACCGAGCGCGAGCATCCGAAAGGCCCGTCGCTCTGCCGGTCGATGCACTACTGCAACGACTGCGAGCAACCGTTCGAGAAGTTCGAGTAGTCCGGTGTCGTCCGTCGCGGGTTGTCCGTCGCGGGTTGTCCGTCGCAGGTCGTCGCCGCTCTTTCTCCGAACTGCACCGAAGCGCGAGCGAACGCGATACCGAGACTATCTATCGTACCATGCCCGAAATAGTTTGATTTATTAGTTATAAGTATAGAAACTAGGTCGCACTCCACCATTCATGATAGGAGATGACACACGAAGCTGGTTCGGAGCCGTCGCTACCTGCGCAGTCGTCTTGCTCACGCTGACGGGTAGCACGCTCGCGCCAGTCGCGGCCGCGACGCCAGTACCGACGACCGACCGAACCGCGCCGAGCGCGGCGACGAGCGCGACGAATGCGACGACGACCGCGGCGAGCGCGACGACGACCGCCGCGAGCGCGACGACGACCGCCGCGAGCGCGACGACGACCGCCGCGACTACCGCGGCGGCCGGGAACACCGCCACGGTGACGCTCTCGGGCACCGTGACCTACCCCAACGGCACGGCCGCCGAGAACGTCACGATTCGGTTGCTGACCGAGGACGGCGGCGAGACCGACTTCGCGGGCGTCGTCACCGACGCCGACGGGTCGTACGCCGCGACGCTCCGAGCCAACCGGAGCTACGAGGCCCACCTCTGGCAGGCGAACCTGAACGACGCGGACCCCGACTCGCCGACCAACGTCGTCTTCCCCCGCGACGGCGTGGCCGACTTCACCTCGCTGGGGTGGGTCAACACGACCACGACCGCCGAGACGCGTAACTACTCGTTCCCGGTCGGGCACCTCCTCGACGTGACCGTCGAGAGCGAATCGGGCGCGCCGGTGGCGAACTCCTCGGTCGGCCTCCGCGACGGCGAGGGACCGACCGGCGCGTCGGTCTACAGCTACCTCTACGCCGACGGCCTCCCCACCGACGCGCAGGGCCGGATGGCTCACCCGCCCAACCCCGGTACGGGACTGG
This region of Halorussus salinus genomic DNA includes:
- a CDS encoding amidohydrolase family protein, which produces MPKLDVVRDHPDENPIIDTHCHQPTEEFLHDAGGLMMEDAAEKFGSSIETDTYDNLIEEYHEVGIGKTVLLGWDAETNTGNPPVPNDYVAEVRDEYDDFFVGFASVDPLKDDCVEEAERAVKDLGLSGFKFQQIAQGFDPSDPEHEELFSTIEDLGVPVVFHGGNSTLGAGAPGGRGLKIKYGNPMLIDDVAAEHPDLQILLAHPAFPWEKEQLAICQQKGNVYMDLSGWMPRYIDDQVLHYAKTLLQDKVMFGTDYPMIEPAPWLEQFEELDFPDEVQRKILWENAEQFLGL
- a CDS encoding enoyl-CoA hydratase/isomerase family protein — encoded protein: MEIAEEDGVRTVTFDRPEVMNAFTTDTAEELADIISDTDADEFDALVLTGESGVFSAGGDIESMAEREETTEQAYERVTETFGRVVEEAMSAKVPIVAKVNGDAVGAGLAIAAVSDFAYAVESATFSCAFVRVGLIPDTGGSFLLPHLVGLRAAKRLAFTGEFFSADEAAELGLVNEAVPDDELDERVADLLDTLRERPTTTIGLAKRAIHENLGRGWQEAIDYENHVQSLAYDTPEHEEGVAAFLEGRDPEFE
- a CDS encoding PaaI family thioesterase, producing MDVENFFEEMPFADLLGVEVTEVEDGHAEGRVEMREELSWNADRQMAHGGVTFTLADTVGGAALVSLVDQPVPTIDMRIDYLEAGTGDLRAEADVVRCGSDVGVVDVAVYAEDGDAQVADARGVYKTG
- a CDS encoding helix-turn-helix domain-containing protein; this translates as MIDECLVVEFSVTGDDCPLAEATRETGATIDARPPQLRHDDNALLRFSAGEETDELAALLDADDRIRYLHVSRTDSRTNFRCLSKHPCVVHELTDAGFMAETLQYREGTERYTGAVVGHDVLQGVLAAVAETVGVSLERVFPLGSEDDEAVAQRWDVTPAQEVALRTALEMGYFAVPRGATAAAVADEVGISKSAFLERLRRGQATLFAQVFG
- the paaA gene encoding 1,2-phenylacetyl-CoA epoxidase subunit PaaA, giving the protein MDIEQVKERAGPREFSPKDDLPEKYRKAATRMIQFHANSEIMGAYLERPFIREAPSLDRKLAFSAKVQDEIGHGQLLYRAAESLGIKDREQMLDELANGEGKFLNCFHYPLESWVETPMIAFFVDGAAMRRQATLKQSSWEPYAHAMDKVCFEEGFHVKHGEAILYELMTGSKAEQEKTQEAFETWWPRIIQFFGPTDDKSTHHDFSADVGLKTMTNDDLRNAFLNAYIPKAEKYGLEIPDEPRIRENGDGTYEVEEDDLNWDEFFTIAKNDAPGSHEQIGKRNRTQEAVEWVRNSMDGWEAKDAGQTPQAAD
- the paaB gene encoding 1,2-phenylacetyl-CoA epoxidase subunit PaaB; protein product: MIWEVFRQDQAGEYHTHCGNVHAPDREMALMFAEVQHGRRKPTNSLWVVPQKEIGEVDTEDAKFGGTTDKSYRWAQSYSFEAAASEVAESESEQVEAEAERQRGDD
- the paaC gene encoding 1,2-phenylacetyl-CoA epoxidase subunit PaaC — translated: MATAEQLSGPDELSDEEREAVETLLFRLADDEFVLAERYTEWQVRAPTLESDLALANIAQDELGHARLWYDLLQDFGPDEPDLIWERPPDEWHHSTLTERPFEEGDWADPILRSYLYDVAEEIRLEALVDSSYARIRDRVGKIRGEEDYHREHAENWLERLCDDDEGRRRVQQALDRLLPYALTVFAPVDDEIETRIDELGLRTETLADMREEWLDTVVPYLEGLGLDVDADADLPEEIGRDTSHTDDWDDLWDEFTNTYRELDRHEATRIMKDPDEVE
- the paaD gene encoding 1,2-phenylacetyl-CoA epoxidase subunit PaaD, which gives rise to MPGTGGVPGFGDDCEDPALCAYTEYVEGEEVEDLPETGEGAEGVEADVWDALYGVEDPEMPVSIVDLGLIYGVEVTERVDEGHHAEVLMTLTYSGCPARDMLTDEVERSVTGVEGIESVDLRLVWSPEWSIEMVTEQGKADLNDFGLSV
- the paaE gene encoding 1,2-phenylacetyl-CoA epoxidase subunit PaaE; translation: MRRPDPSVETSGEDSGAECPYCGSTETEREHPKGPSLCRSMHYCNDCEQPFEKFE